A region from the Kineothrix sp. IPX-CK genome encodes:
- a CDS encoding ABC transporter substrate-binding protein, with protein MKGKKIAALLLCATMTASLVAGCGSSAGDQAVKTETQDDVAESESAEMSEAAVAPTADASRKTTAESDERYDKISIGMISDPKDLGPTSMNGDNSKLFIYYNFYEPLFDFRNNEYIPILAKGYTEVDDLHWDVEIYDYIYDTAGNHITADDVVFSLNLLVDSGNAFKFDSFKSVEKVDDYTVRFTWTAPIDSLGALEWPWCRTCIVSQKAYEEGNFTDAPVATGPYKVSEFVSGSRCVLEANDDYWQKDELRDPEHLANVQTIEYNIIAETSQHVIALSTGQIQYSEYIPAENLADFAEGGQYAEGNDVYVTQGSGLYMLMCNNYEGKLTADVNLRKAIYYALDNEAISAATGNTVAAKALGTAFFSDYYSSWEENPDNYMASCDLEKAKEYLSKSGYNGETLTLLAPSDETIKTMMTMIQALLLQAGIDVEIVAEEAALAQTDMLDYAKWDILISQIGGGSQVGEWNRPMNNTEFGTGYNMAFIADDTLQEKLLNVNSLAGHTEENETDFVNYILENGYYYALCSPATNAVYSEDFATLVYRESEFLRAGSCDYYLD; from the coding sequence ATGAAAGGAAAAAAAATCGCGGCATTATTATTATGCGCAACAATGACGGCTTCACTGGTCGCAGGATGCGGAAGTTCCGCAGGTGATCAGGCAGTAAAAACAGAGACACAGGATGATGTAGCTGAATCTGAATCGGCGGAAATGTCGGAGGCGGCTGTTGCACCGACTGCAGATGCTTCAAGAAAAACAACAGCAGAAAGTGATGAACGGTATGACAAAATTTCCATAGGCATGATCAGTGATCCGAAGGATCTCGGACCGACATCCATGAATGGTGATAATAGTAAATTGTTTATTTACTATAATTTCTATGAACCACTTTTTGATTTCAGAAACAATGAGTATATCCCGATATTGGCAAAAGGATATACAGAAGTTGACGATCTTCACTGGGATGTAGAAATATATGACTACATTTATGATACAGCGGGAAATCATATCACAGCAGACGACGTAGTTTTTTCTTTAAATCTTTTAGTTGATTCAGGCAATGCATTCAAATTCGACAGTTTTAAAAGTGTAGAAAAAGTGGATGATTATACCGTTCGATTTACATGGACAGCACCAATTGATTCCCTTGGCGCTTTGGAATGGCCATGGTGCAGAACATGTATTGTTTCTCAAAAAGCATATGAAGAAGGTAATTTTACGGATGCACCTGTGGCTACGGGGCCATATAAAGTTTCAGAATTTGTATCAGGTTCTCGTTGTGTATTGGAAGCGAATGATGATTATTGGCAAAAAGATGAATTACGTGATCCGGAACATTTAGCTAATGTTCAGACGATAGAATACAATATAATTGCAGAAACATCCCAGCATGTAATAGCGCTTAGCACAGGACAGATCCAGTACTCTGAATATATTCCTGCTGAAAACCTTGCCGATTTTGCGGAGGGTGGCCAGTATGCAGAAGGAAATGATGTTTATGTAACGCAGGGCAGCGGTCTGTATATGCTGATGTGTAACAATTATGAAGGTAAACTGACCGCTGATGTTAACCTTAGAAAAGCGATTTATTATGCGCTTGACAATGAAGCGATCTCTGCCGCGACAGGAAATACGGTGGCCGCCAAAGCATTGGGTACAGCATTCTTTAGTGATTATTACTCTTCATGGGAAGAAAATCCGGACAATTATATGGCCTCCTGTGATCTTGAAAAAGCCAAAGAATATTTATCGAAGTCCGGATATAACGGTGAAACGTTAACATTACTCGCACCCAGTGATGAGACAATAAAGACGATGATGACAATGATTCAGGCTTTATTATTACAGGCAGGTATTGATGTGGAAATCGTAGCAGAAGAAGCGGCTCTTGCACAGACGGATATGCTTGACTATGCCAAATGGGATATTTTAATCAGCCAGATTGGCGGAGGTTCACAGGTCGGGGAGTGGAATCGTCCTATGAACAACACTGAATTCGGAACAGGATATAATATGGCATTTATTGCAGATGATACATTACAGGAAAAATTGCTAAATGTGAACTCACTTGCCGGACATACTGAAGAAAATGAAACAGATTTTGTCAATTACATTTTAGAAAATGGCTATTACTATGCATTATGCTCACCTGCAACAAATGCAGTGTATAGTGAGGATTTTGCAACACTGGTTTATCGTGAAAGTGAATTTCTTCGAGCAGGTTCATGTGACTACTATCTTGATTAG